Proteins from a genomic interval of Paenibacillus sp. FSL H8-0048:
- a CDS encoding alpha/beta fold hydrolase, with amino-acid sequence MVFLHGGGVSGWMWEKQVAAFAGYHCLVPDLPGHGFSREDQEFTIRSSAEELVSIIEERAKGRKVIVTGFSLGAQVLVQMLGIRPVLIDYAIINSALVRPIPSASRLIGPAVRLSFPLIKYRWFAKLQAKTLYLGEEYLERYVEESRQMELMTLIRVLEENMSFRIPAGFSEAAGKILVTVGEREKSVMKQSARDLVAVNPRSMGVVIPRMGHGLSLAKPELFNKLVKAWIQGGELPGECRRI; translated from the coding sequence ATGGTCTTCCTGCATGGCGGCGGCGTAAGCGGCTGGATGTGGGAGAAGCAGGTAGCGGCGTTCGCCGGTTATCATTGTCTGGTCCCGGATCTGCCGGGGCACGGGTTCAGCCGGGAGGATCAGGAGTTCACGATCCGCAGCAGTGCAGAGGAGCTTGTATCCATTATTGAGGAGCGGGCTAAGGGACGAAAAGTCATCGTTACCGGATTCTCGCTGGGTGCACAGGTGCTGGTTCAGATGCTGGGGATAAGACCGGTGCTGATTGACTATGCCATCATCAACAGCGCATTGGTGCGGCCGATTCCCTCTGCCAGCAGGCTGATCGGACCGGCGGTCAGACTGTCTTTTCCACTGATTAAGTACAGATGGTTCGCGAAGCTGCAGGCCAAGACGCTCTATCTGGGCGAGGAATACCTGGAACGGTATGTTGAAGAGAGCCGGCAGATGGAGCTGATGACGCTGATCCGGGTGCTGGAAGAGAATATGTCGTTCCGCATTCCAGCCGGGTTCAGTGAAGCCGCAGGCAAAATACTGGTTACTGTAGGTGAACGTGAGAAATCTGTCATGAAGCAATCCGCCCGTGATCTTGTAGCTGTGAATCCCCGCTCCATGGGTGTGGTGATTCCCCGGATGGGACATGGCCTCTCTCTGGCGAAGCCGGAGCTGTTCAATAAGCTGGTCAAGGCCTGGATTCAGGGCGGGGAGCTGCCCGGGGAATGCAGAAGAATCTGA
- the nrdF gene encoding class 1b ribonucleoside-diphosphate reductase subunit beta: MSAIQAVNWNRPDDDFSLMFWNQNIMQFWTDDEIPLSDDKMSWLTLSETEKDSYMKVLGGLTLLDTIQGGVGMPQIMEHVDGLQRKAVLGFMGMMEQIHAKSYSSIFTTLASTEEIDGIFRWVEDNTFLQFKAETISEYYQKIETKKDLYLAMSASVLLESYLFYSGFFYPLYLAGQGKMTCSGEIIDLILRDESIHGVYVGVLAQEIFEELSEEDQSDVYETLVGLLRLLHANEEQYTEQIYAPIGLVEEVKTFLRYNANKAMMNLGHDPLFDEEEINPIVQNGISTHTKQHDFFSKKGNGYVRAMNVEPLRDEDFQF, translated from the coding sequence ATGAGCGCAATTCAAGCCGTGAACTGGAACCGTCCCGACGACGATTTCTCGCTGATGTTCTGGAACCAGAATATTATGCAGTTCTGGACCGATGACGAAATACCACTATCCGATGACAAAATGTCCTGGCTCACGCTAAGCGAGACCGAGAAGGACTCTTATATGAAGGTGCTGGGCGGATTGACCCTGCTGGATACGATTCAGGGCGGCGTAGGGATGCCGCAGATTATGGAGCATGTGGACGGCTTGCAGCGCAAGGCGGTCCTCGGCTTCATGGGCATGATGGAGCAGATTCATGCGAAGTCGTACAGCAGCATTTTCACCACACTGGCTTCGACGGAGGAGATTGACGGGATTTTCCGCTGGGTGGAGGACAATACGTTCCTGCAGTTCAAGGCGGAGACGATCTCGGAGTATTATCAAAAGATTGAGACGAAGAAAGACCTCTACCTGGCGATGTCCGCCTCGGTCCTGCTGGAGAGCTACCTGTTCTACAGCGGCTTCTTCTACCCGCTCTATCTGGCCGGACAGGGCAAAATGACCTGCAGCGGCGAAATCATCGACCTGATCCTGCGCGATGAGAGCATCCACGGCGTCTATGTCGGCGTGCTGGCCCAGGAAATCTTCGAGGAGCTGTCCGAAGAAGACCAGAGCGATGTCTATGAGACCCTGGTCGGCCTGCTGCGTCTGCTCCACGCGAACGAGGAGCAATACACCGAGCAGATCTACGCCCCGATTGGCCTGGTGGAGGAAGTGAAGACCTTCCTGCGCTACAATGCCAACAAGGCGATGATGAACCTCGGCCATGATCCGCTGTTCGATGAGGAAGAGATCAACCCGATTGTGCAGAACGGAATCAGCACCCATACGAAGCAGCATGACTTCTTCTCGAAGAAGGGGAACGGGTATGTGCGGGCGATGAATGTAGAGCCTTTGCGGGATGAGGATTTTCAGTTTTGA